One window from the genome of Roseisolibacter agri encodes:
- a CDS encoding LysE family translocator, which yields MTTVPGPTLAAFAGVALGMALSPGPNMMYLASRSVSQGRRAGLVSLGGIAVGFGIYLLLTAFGITAVAMAAPLAYDVLRIAGAAYLGWLAWQALRPGARSPFEVRALAPDSDRRLFVMGLLTNLLNPKAAALYLSLLPQFVRPGRGSVLAQSLQLGAVQIAVSMMVNGTVVCTAGGIASFLGTRPLWARAQRWLMGTVLGGLALRMALDGRR from the coding sequence ATGACGACGGTCCCAGGGCCGACGCTCGCGGCCTTCGCCGGCGTGGCGCTCGGCATGGCGCTCTCGCCGGGCCCGAACATGATGTACCTGGCGTCGCGGTCGGTGTCGCAGGGGCGTCGCGCGGGGCTCGTGTCGCTCGGCGGCATCGCGGTCGGCTTCGGGATCTACCTGCTGCTGACGGCGTTCGGCATCACCGCGGTCGCGATGGCGGCGCCGCTCGCGTACGACGTGCTGCGCATCGCGGGGGCGGCGTACCTCGGATGGCTCGCGTGGCAGGCGCTGCGGCCGGGTGCGCGCTCGCCGTTCGAGGTGCGCGCGCTCGCGCCCGACTCGGACCGGCGGCTGTTCGTCATGGGGCTGCTCACCAACCTGCTGAACCCGAAGGCCGCGGCGCTCTACCTGTCGCTGCTGCCGCAGTTCGTGCGGCCCGGCCGTGGGAGCGTGCTGGCGCAGAGCCTCCAGCTGGGCGCGGTGCAGATCGCGGTCAGCATGATGGTCAACGGGACCGTGGTCTGCACGGCTGGCGGCATCGCCAGCTTCCTCGGCACGCGACCACTGTGGGCGCGCGCGCAGCGCTGGCTCATGGGCACCGTGCTGGGCGGCCTCGCGCTGCGCATGGCGCTCGACGGGCGGCGCTGA
- a CDS encoding M20/M25/M40 family metallo-hydrolase: MDSSQVVPLLQTLTDSIGPRLTGTPGIQSAHDWLVKTYAGWGVQAKNERVGTWKGWRRGPSHVDLIAPRVRTLEGTMLAWSPGTNGRDVSGPVVILPDVADSAAFAAWLPQARGKFVLVSQPHPTCRADDSWERAATPQTLARVRKERDSIRTAWTDRVRKTGLNLSLGTGTLGLALERAGALGVVASLYQGGWGVNKVFYTRNERAPALDLSCEDYTLVYRLAERGQGPQLRVRGDAQFTGEVPTFNTVATIRGSEKPDEYVVLSAHLDSWDAGSGATDNATGTVVMAEAMRLLAKAYPRPKRTIVVGHWTSEEQGLNGSRAFVEDHPEVVKGLQALFNQDNGTGRIVNVSPSGLVGAGEAWGRWASRLPSELTNQIQYRFPGSPSGGGSDNASFICAGAPAFGLGSAPWDYGTYTWHTNRDTFDKISFDDVKANATLVAMLAYLASEDPQTTSRERAVRIGDVARGTAGQWPTCQKAIRRWADYTR, translated from the coding sequence ATGGACAGCTCGCAGGTCGTGCCGCTCCTGCAGACGCTCACCGACTCGATCGGCCCGCGCCTCACCGGCACGCCGGGCATCCAGTCGGCGCACGACTGGCTCGTGAAGACCTACGCCGGCTGGGGCGTGCAGGCGAAGAACGAGCGCGTCGGCACCTGGAAGGGGTGGCGCCGCGGCCCGTCGCACGTCGACCTGATCGCGCCGCGCGTCCGCACGCTCGAGGGGACGATGCTGGCGTGGAGCCCGGGCACGAACGGCCGCGACGTCAGCGGCCCGGTCGTGATCCTTCCCGACGTCGCCGACAGCGCGGCGTTCGCGGCGTGGCTGCCGCAGGCGCGCGGCAAGTTCGTGCTCGTCTCGCAGCCGCACCCCACCTGCCGCGCCGACGACAGCTGGGAGCGTGCCGCGACGCCGCAGACGCTCGCCCGCGTCCGGAAGGAGCGCGACTCGATCCGCACCGCGTGGACCGATCGCGTGCGCAAGACGGGCCTCAACCTCTCGCTCGGCACCGGCACGCTCGGGCTCGCGCTGGAGCGCGCGGGCGCGCTCGGCGTGGTCGCGTCGCTGTACCAGGGCGGCTGGGGCGTGAACAAGGTCTTCTACACGCGCAACGAGCGCGCGCCCGCGCTCGACCTGAGCTGCGAGGACTACACGCTCGTGTACCGCCTCGCGGAGCGCGGCCAGGGCCCGCAGCTGCGCGTGCGCGGCGACGCGCAGTTCACCGGCGAGGTGCCGACGTTCAACACGGTCGCGACCATCCGCGGCAGCGAGAAGCCCGACGAGTACGTCGTGCTCTCCGCGCACCTCGACTCGTGGGACGCGGGCTCGGGCGCGACGGACAACGCGACCGGCACCGTCGTGATGGCGGAGGCGATGCGCCTGCTGGCGAAGGCCTATCCGCGCCCGAAGCGCACGATCGTCGTCGGCCACTGGACGAGCGAGGAGCAGGGCCTCAATGGCTCGCGCGCGTTCGTCGAGGACCACCCCGAGGTGGTGAAGGGGCTGCAGGCGCTGTTCAACCAGGACAACGGCACGGGACGCATCGTCAACGTGTCGCCGTCGGGCCTGGTGGGCGCCGGCGAGGCGTGGGGCCGCTGGGCGTCGCGCCTGCCGAGCGAGCTCACGAATCAGATCCAGTACCGCTTCCCGGGCTCGCCGTCGGGTGGCGGCAGCGACAACGCGTCGTTCATCTGCGCGGGCGCGCCGGCGTTCGGCCTCGGCTCCGCGCCGTGGGACTACGGCACGTACACGTGGCACACCAACCGCGACACGTTCGACAAGATCTCGTTCGACGACGTGAAGGCCAACGCGACGCTGGTCGCGATGCTCGCGTACCTGGCGTCGGAGGATCCGCAGACGACGTCGCGCGAGCGCGCGGTGCGCATCGGCGACGTGGCGCGCGGGACCGCCGGCCAGTGGCCGACGTGCCAGAAGGCGATCCGCCGCTGGGCGGACTACACGCGCTGA
- a CDS encoding cupin domain-containing protein, translating into MPTDASVRFFRWSDMPKETVTSEISRRLITGDRMMLAHVYLTKGSLVPQHSHENEQITYILEGALHFYIGADRSEEIIVRAGEVLHIPSNVPHEARALEDTLDVDIFSPPRQDWLDHTDTYFHRKDA; encoded by the coding sequence ATGCCGACCGACGCGTCCGTCCGCTTCTTCCGCTGGTCCGACATGCCCAAGGAGACCGTCACCAGCGAGATCTCGCGCCGCCTGATCACGGGCGACCGGATGATGCTCGCGCACGTCTACCTGACGAAGGGCAGCCTCGTGCCGCAGCACTCGCACGAGAACGAGCAGATCACCTACATCCTCGAGGGCGCGCTGCACTTCTACATCGGCGCCGACCGCTCCGAGGAGATCATCGTGCGCGCGGGCGAGGTGCTGCACATCCCGTCGAACGTGCCGCACGAGGCGCGCGCGCTGGAGGACACCCTCGACGTGGACATCTTCTCGCCGCCGCGGCAGGACTGGCTGGACCACACCGACACGTACTTCCACCGCAAGGACGCGTAA
- a CDS encoding Gfo/Idh/MocA family protein, whose translation MSDATLQLATPSLAPPRATPPRLGFLGTGWIGRHRMQAIAADGCATVAAIADASPDAAAQAADAVPGACVVGSLDALLDLELDGLVIATPSALHAPQAIAALERGCAVFCQKPLARTAAESRRVVDAARAADRLLGVDLSYRHTAGARAVRDLVREGALGAVYAVDLVFHNAYGPDKAWFRDPALAGGGCVIDLGIHLVDLALWTLGWPAVRRVDGRLYAQGRALADPARQVEDHAVATLELATGATVRLACSWHLSAGQDAVIEAAFYGTEGGAALRNVDGSFYDFVAQRFRGTARATLAEPPDAWGGRAAVAWARALASGARFDPDVERIVEVAAALDGIYGRAEVGP comes from the coding sequence ATGAGCGACGCGACGCTGCAGCTCGCGACGCCGAGCCTCGCGCCGCCGCGCGCGACGCCTCCGCGCCTGGGCTTCCTCGGCACCGGTTGGATCGGGCGTCATCGGATGCAGGCCATCGCGGCGGACGGCTGCGCGACCGTCGCCGCCATCGCCGACGCCTCGCCCGACGCGGCCGCGCAGGCGGCGGACGCCGTACCCGGTGCGTGCGTGGTCGGATCGCTGGACGCGCTGCTGGATCTCGAGCTGGACGGCCTCGTGATCGCGACGCCGAGCGCGTTGCACGCGCCGCAGGCCATCGCGGCGCTGGAGCGCGGATGCGCGGTGTTCTGCCAGAAGCCGCTCGCGCGCACCGCCGCCGAGTCGCGCCGCGTGGTGGATGCGGCGCGCGCCGCCGACCGGCTGCTGGGCGTCGACCTCTCGTACCGCCACACGGCCGGCGCGCGCGCGGTGCGCGACCTGGTGCGGGAGGGCGCGCTCGGCGCGGTGTACGCGGTGGACCTCGTGTTCCACAACGCGTACGGACCGGACAAGGCGTGGTTCCGCGATCCCGCGCTCGCCGGCGGCGGGTGCGTCATCGACCTCGGCATCCACCTCGTCGATCTCGCGCTGTGGACGCTCGGGTGGCCCGCGGTGCGTCGCGTCGACGGACGGCTGTACGCGCAGGGCCGCGCGCTCGCGGACCCCGCGCGTCAGGTCGAGGACCACGCGGTCGCGACGCTCGAGCTGGCGACCGGCGCCACCGTGCGCCTCGCCTGCTCCTGGCACCTGAGCGCCGGACAGGACGCGGTGATCGAGGCCGCGTTCTACGGCACCGAGGGCGGCGCCGCGCTTCGCAACGTGGACGGGTCGTTCTACGACTTCGTCGCGCAGCGCTTCCGCGGCACCGCGCGCGCGACGCTGGCCGAGCCGCCCGATGCGTGGGGCGGGCGCGCGGCCGTCGCGTGGGCGCGCGCGCTCGCCTCCGGCGCTCGGTTCGATCCCGACGTCGAGCGGATCGTCGAGGTCGCGGCCGCGCTCGACGGCATCTACGGCCGCGCGGAGGTGGGACCGTGA
- a CDS encoding MDR/zinc-dependent alcohol dehydrogenase-like family protein: MTTSLERAAWGVRRGDAAGASARACVLTAPGVVELRAVEAPAPGPGQVRVALEGSGVCASNLPLWEGREWFTYPAAPGAPGHEGWGVIDALGDGVRGLRVGQRVAALSYAAYATHDVAAADHVVPLPDALTGRPFPGEPLGCAFNIARRAGIEAGQDVAIVGVGFLGALLCRLAADAGARVIAVSRRPFALDVARQFGAHELVPMDDHWRVIERVKALTAGAMCARTIECVGLQWPLDLAGELTAERGRLVVAGFHQDGPRQVNMFLWNWRGLDVINAHERDPRAYVAGIREAVEAVAAGRLDPDPLYTHRHPLDGLAAAFEATRRRPDGFLKALVTA; encoded by the coding sequence GTGACCACGAGCCTCGAGCGTGCCGCGTGGGGCGTCCGGCGCGGCGACGCCGCGGGCGCGTCCGCGCGTGCTTGCGTGCTGACCGCGCCGGGAGTGGTGGAGCTGCGCGCGGTCGAGGCGCCCGCGCCCGGCCCGGGCCAGGTGCGCGTGGCGCTGGAGGGCAGCGGCGTGTGCGCGTCCAACCTGCCGCTGTGGGAGGGGCGCGAGTGGTTCACCTACCCCGCGGCCCCCGGCGCGCCCGGGCACGAGGGATGGGGCGTGATCGACGCGCTGGGCGACGGCGTGCGCGGGCTGCGCGTCGGGCAGCGGGTGGCCGCGCTGTCGTACGCCGCCTACGCCACGCACGACGTCGCCGCGGCCGACCACGTGGTGCCGCTGCCCGACGCGCTCACGGGCCGGCCGTTCCCCGGCGAGCCGCTGGGGTGCGCGTTCAACATCGCCCGGCGCGCCGGCATCGAGGCCGGGCAGGACGTCGCCATCGTCGGTGTCGGCTTCCTCGGCGCGCTGCTCTGCCGCCTGGCCGCCGACGCGGGCGCGCGCGTGATCGCCGTCTCGCGCCGGCCGTTCGCGCTCGACGTGGCGCGGCAGTTCGGCGCGCACGAGCTGGTGCCGATGGACGATCACTGGCGCGTGATCGAGCGTGTGAAGGCGCTGACCGCGGGCGCCATGTGCGCCCGCACGATCGAGTGCGTCGGGCTCCAGTGGCCGCTCGACCTGGCGGGCGAGCTCACGGCGGAGCGCGGGCGGCTGGTCGTGGCCGGCTTCCACCAGGACGGACCGCGGCAGGTCAACATGTTCCTCTGGAACTGGCGCGGGCTGGACGTGATCAACGCGCACGAGCGCGACCCGCGCGCGTACGTCGCGGGCATCCGCGAGGCGGTCGAGGCGGTGGCCGCGGGGCGGCTCGATCCCGATCCGCTCTACACGCACCGCCATCCGCTCGACGGGCTGGCCGCGGCGTTCGAGGCGACGCGCAGGCGCCCCGACGGGTTCCTCAAGGCGCTGGTGACCGCATGA
- a CDS encoding GNAT family N-acetyltransferase — MPIVRAESDAQILATCRVMRQLRPHLPEGDGYLAVIRTLMADDGYRLAAVVEDGEVRAAAGYRMHGTLYAGRVLMLDDLVSDETERSRGHGAALLAWLRDEARAHGCRELHLLSNTVRERAHRFYFREGMAIQCFHFRAVL, encoded by the coding sequence GTGCCCATCGTCCGCGCCGAGTCCGACGCGCAGATCCTCGCCACCTGCCGGGTGATGCGGCAGCTGCGCCCGCACCTGCCCGAGGGCGACGGCTACCTCGCCGTCATTCGGACCCTGATGGCCGACGACGGCTATCGCCTGGCCGCGGTGGTCGAGGACGGCGAGGTGCGCGCGGCGGCGGGCTACCGCATGCACGGGACGCTCTACGCGGGCCGCGTGCTGATGCTCGACGACCTCGTGAGTGACGAGACCGAGCGATCGCGTGGCCACGGCGCCGCGCTGCTGGCCTGGCTGCGCGACGAGGCGCGCGCGCACGGCTGCCGGGAGCTGCACCTGCTCTCGAACACCGTGCGCGAGCGGGCGCACCGCTTCTACTTCCGCGAGGGGATGGCGATCCAGTGCTTCCACTTCCGCGCGGTGCTCTGA
- a CDS encoding L-lactate dehydrogenase, producing MKVAVVGAGQVGSSAAYALVLRGAASEVVLVDQDEHRAAAHAEDILHATPFSSPVRVRSGPAGAAEGADVVVLTAGVAQKPGESRLDLLQRNADVFRTIVPQVLRASPGAMLLVATNPVDVMTQVAARVAHEVAGTPPERVIGSGTILDTARFRALLGEQLDVAPTSVHAYVLGEHGDSEVLAWSSARVGGVPLAAFADDPRCAVTDAVRARVDEGVRRAAYRIIGGKGATWHGIGAGLARLVEIVRADERTVMTVSTITPDVEGVPEIALSLPRVVGAQGALRTLAPELDDAERAALRRSAAILKEAADALGV from the coding sequence ATGAAGGTCGCCGTCGTCGGCGCGGGACAGGTGGGCAGCTCGGCCGCGTACGCGCTGGTGCTGCGCGGCGCGGCGTCCGAGGTGGTGCTGGTGGACCAGGACGAGCACCGCGCCGCCGCGCACGCGGAGGACATCCTGCATGCGACGCCGTTCTCGTCGCCGGTGCGCGTGCGGTCGGGGCCCGCGGGCGCCGCGGAGGGCGCGGACGTCGTCGTGCTGACGGCGGGCGTGGCGCAGAAGCCCGGCGAGTCGCGGCTCGACCTGCTGCAGCGCAACGCCGACGTCTTCCGCACGATCGTGCCGCAGGTGCTGCGCGCCTCGCCCGGGGCGATGCTGCTCGTCGCCACGAACCCGGTGGACGTGATGACGCAGGTCGCCGCGCGCGTGGCGCACGAGGTCGCGGGCACGCCGCCGGAGCGCGTCATCGGCTCGGGCACGATCCTCGACACGGCGCGCTTCCGCGCGCTGCTCGGCGAGCAGCTGGACGTCGCGCCGACCTCGGTGCACGCGTACGTGCTGGGCGAGCACGGCGACTCGGAGGTGCTGGCGTGGTCCAGCGCGCGCGTCGGCGGCGTGCCGCTGGCGGCGTTCGCGGACGACCCGCGCTGCGCGGTGACGGACGCGGTGCGCGCGCGGGTGGACGAGGGCGTGCGCCGCGCGGCGTACCGCATCATCGGCGGGAAGGGCGCGACGTGGCACGGCATCGGCGCCGGGCTGGCGCGGCTGGTGGAGATCGTGCGCGCCGACGAGCGCACCGTGATGACGGTCAGCACGATCACGCCGGACGTGGAGGGCGTGCCGGAGATCGCGCTCTCGCTGCCGCGCGTCGTGGGGGCGCAGGGCGCGCTGCGCACGCTGGCGCCGGAGCTGGACGACGCCGAGCGCGCGGCGTTGCGCCGGAGCGCGGCGATCCTCAAGGAGGCGGCGGACGCGCTGGGCGTCTGA
- a CDS encoding NAD-dependent epimerase/dehydratase family protein, with amino-acid sequence MADLSRAVGDGPVLITGGAGFVGCNVADRLLRAGREVVVLDNLSRAGVDRNLAWLRATHGDRVRAIVADVRDGDAVVRAARDAAAVFHFAAQVAVTTSLVDPVDDFEVNARGTLNLLEALRERSDPPPLLFTSTNKVYGDLADVAIGIDGRRYGPVDADVAAYGVGEARRLDFHSPYGCSKGTADQYVLDYARSYGLRAVVFRMSCIYGPHQFGTEDQGWVAHFLIRAIEGRPIVLYGDGMQVRDVLYVDDLVDAMLRAVGHVDELAGRAFNIGGGPANTTSLVELVERIAVLRGEAPSVTFDEWRTGDQRYYVSDVRAFAAATGWTPRTGVADGVERLYAWLVESRAGAPALHAGAAA; translated from the coding sequence GTGGCGGACCTCTCGCGCGCCGTCGGCGACGGACCGGTGCTGATCACCGGCGGTGCGGGCTTCGTCGGCTGCAACGTCGCCGACCGGCTGCTGCGCGCCGGGCGCGAGGTCGTCGTGCTCGACAACCTGTCGCGCGCCGGCGTCGACCGGAACCTCGCATGGCTGCGCGCGACGCACGGCGACCGGGTGCGCGCGATAGTGGCCGACGTGCGCGACGGCGACGCCGTCGTGCGGGCGGCGCGCGACGCGGCGGCCGTGTTCCACTTCGCCGCGCAGGTGGCGGTCACGACCTCGCTCGTCGATCCGGTGGACGACTTCGAGGTCAACGCGCGCGGCACGCTCAACCTGCTGGAGGCGCTGCGCGAGCGGAGCGACCCGCCGCCGCTGCTCTTCACCAGCACCAACAAGGTCTACGGCGATCTCGCCGACGTGGCGATCGGGATCGACGGGCGCCGCTACGGGCCGGTCGACGCCGACGTCGCGGCGTACGGGGTGGGGGAGGCCCGCCGCCTCGACTTCCACAGCCCGTACGGCTGCAGCAAGGGCACCGCCGACCAGTACGTGCTCGACTACGCGCGCTCGTACGGCCTGCGCGCGGTCGTCTTCCGCATGAGCTGCATCTACGGCCCACACCAGTTCGGGACCGAGGACCAGGGGTGGGTCGCGCACTTCCTGATCCGCGCGATCGAGGGGCGGCCGATCGTGCTGTACGGCGACGGCATGCAGGTGCGCGACGTCCTGTACGTCGACGACCTGGTGGACGCGATGCTGCGCGCCGTCGGCCACGTGGACGAGCTGGCGGGGCGCGCCTTCAACATCGGCGGCGGGCCCGCGAACACGACGTCGCTCGTCGAGCTCGTGGAGCGCATCGCGGTGCTGCGCGGGGAGGCGCCGTCGGTGACCTTCGACGAGTGGCGCACGGGTGACCAGCGCTACTACGTCTCGGACGTGCGCGCCTTCGCGGCCGCGACGGGCTGGACGCCGCGCACGGGCGTGGCCGACGGGGTCGAGCGGCTGTACGCCTGGCTGGTGGAGTCGCGCGCCGGTGCGCCGGCGCTGCACGCGGGAGCGGCCGCGTGA
- a CDS encoding NAD-dependent epimerase/dehydratase family protein yields MGQHILITGGAGFIGSHLADELLRAGHRVRALDSLLPQVHGAAGEAGRRPEYLHADVELQVGDVRDPAAVRRALDGVDAVFHLAAAVGVGQSMYEIAQYTDVNNMGTAVLLEAIVARGRTAPLQRLVVASSMSLYGEGLYRAPDGALVTDVERTREQLVAGDWEPRDAQGRPLEPLPTPETKPPSLASVYALSKYDQERMCLMVGRAYGIPTVALRFFNVFGTRQALSNPYTGVLAIFASRYLNDRAPMVFEDGLQQRDFVSVYDVARACRLALEAPDADGQVFNVGSGRRYSIREIAERMASALGKGYVAPEITGRYRVGDIRHCVADVARARDVLGYAPAVPLEDGLVELAEWLEGQTAADRVAEASAELAARGLTV; encoded by the coding sequence ATGGGTCAGCACATCCTGATCACCGGCGGCGCCGGATTCATCGGCTCGCACCTGGCGGACGAGCTGCTGCGCGCCGGGCATCGCGTGCGCGCGCTCGACAGCCTGTTGCCGCAGGTGCACGGCGCCGCCGGCGAGGCCGGCCGCCGGCCCGAGTACCTGCACGCCGACGTGGAGCTGCAGGTGGGAGACGTCCGCGATCCGGCTGCGGTGCGACGTGCGCTCGACGGCGTCGACGCGGTCTTTCACCTCGCGGCAGCGGTCGGGGTCGGACAGAGCATGTACGAGATCGCCCAGTACACCGACGTCAACAACATGGGGACCGCGGTGCTGCTCGAGGCGATCGTGGCCCGCGGGCGCACGGCGCCGCTGCAGCGGCTCGTCGTCGCGTCCAGCATGTCGCTCTACGGCGAGGGACTCTACCGCGCGCCTGACGGCGCGCTCGTCACCGACGTGGAGCGGACCCGCGAGCAGCTCGTGGCCGGCGACTGGGAGCCGCGCGATGCGCAGGGCCGGCCGCTCGAGCCGCTCCCGACGCCGGAGACCAAGCCACCGTCGCTCGCGAGCGTCTACGCGCTGTCGAAGTACGACCAGGAGCGGATGTGCCTGATGGTGGGGCGCGCCTACGGCATCCCGACCGTGGCGCTGCGCTTCTTCAACGTGTTCGGGACGCGGCAGGCGCTGTCGAACCCGTACACCGGCGTGCTCGCGATCTTCGCGTCGCGCTACCTCAACGATCGCGCGCCCATGGTCTTCGAGGACGGCCTGCAGCAGCGCGACTTCGTGAGCGTCTACGACGTCGCGCGCGCGTGCCGGCTCGCGCTGGAGGCGCCGGACGCCGACGGGCAGGTCTTCAACGTCGGCAGCGGCCGGCGCTACTCCATCCGCGAGATCGCCGAGCGGATGGCGAGCGCGCTGGGCAAGGGGTACGTCGCGCCGGAGATCACCGGCCGCTACCGGGTCGGCGACATCCGCCACTGCGTCGCCGACGTCGCGCGCGCGCGCGACGTGCTGGGCTACGCGCCCGCCGTGCCGCTCGAGGACGGGCTCGTGGAGCTCGCCGAGTGGCTGGAGGGGCAGACGGCCGCCGACCGGGTTGCCGAGGCGAGCGCGGAGCTGGCCGCGCGGGGGCTGACCGTATGA
- a CDS encoding sugar phosphate nucleotidyltransferase → MWGIVPAAGHGSRIQPLAFSKELLPVGSRMENGTERPRAVSEYLVERMVRGGATRLCFVVSPGKADILAYYGGAACSAHVCFTVQPQPAGLCDALFRALPFIAPADDVLVGLPDTIWFPADGFRALPDGAFSFLLFPVAHPEVFDAVLTDAHDRVVEIQVKQPAPRTEWVWGAFKLTGRMLAELHALWLRRDRADEYVGTLVNAWLAEGNAARAVRAGATYVDVGTLHGYHEALHALQHRATSDEVDPSRPGVVVPRALGAARR, encoded by the coding sequence ATGTGGGGGATCGTCCCAGCCGCGGGCCACGGCTCGCGCATCCAGCCGCTCGCCTTCTCCAAGGAATTGCTGCCCGTGGGCAGTCGCATGGAGAACGGGACCGAGCGCCCGCGCGCCGTGAGCGAGTACCTCGTCGAGCGCATGGTGCGCGGCGGCGCGACGCGGCTCTGCTTCGTGGTCTCGCCTGGCAAGGCCGACATCCTGGCCTACTACGGTGGCGCCGCCTGCTCGGCGCACGTCTGCTTCACCGTGCAGCCGCAGCCGGCCGGGCTCTGCGACGCGCTCTTCCGCGCGCTCCCGTTCATCGCGCCCGCGGACGACGTGCTGGTGGGGCTGCCGGACACGATCTGGTTCCCGGCCGACGGCTTCCGCGCGCTCCCGGACGGGGCCTTCTCGTTCCTGCTCTTCCCGGTCGCGCATCCCGAGGTGTTCGACGCCGTGCTCACGGACGCGCACGATCGCGTGGTCGAGATCCAGGTCAAACAGCCCGCGCCGCGCACCGAGTGGGTATGGGGCGCGTTCAAGCTCACCGGCCGCATGCTCGCCGAGCTGCACGCGCTCTGGCTGCGCCGCGACCGCGCCGACGAGTACGTCGGCACGCTGGTCAACGCCTGGCTGGCCGAGGGGAACGCGGCCCGCGCCGTCCGCGCCGGCGCGACCTACGTCGACGTCGGCACGCTGCACGGCTACCACGAGGCGCTGCACGCGCTCCAGCATCGCGCCACGTCGGACGAGGTCGACCCGAGCCGTCCGGGCGTCGTGGTGCCCCGCGCGCTCGGCGCCGCGCGGCGGTGA
- a CDS encoding CgeB family protein, translating to MRIVVFGLSVSSSWGNGHATLWRALLHALARAGHRADFFERDVPYYAAHRDLRALPRGELVLYNDWESIRPAARAALARADVAIVTSYCADATAACALVLETPHVVRAFYDLDTPVTLARLDDGEAVAYLPAHGLGDFDLVLSYTGGRALAALRARLGARRVVPLYGSVDPDAHRPAPPRDDWRCDLSYIGTYAADRQTDVDALLLQPARASPQRRFVLAGSQYPPDFPWTPNLWYLQHLPPADHPAFYASSRLTLNVTRRAMASMGWCPSGRLFEAAACGVPILTDAWDGLEAFYTPGTEILVATGADDALRALERDDGELTAIARRARERTLDEHTADHRAAELIAALEAAASPSVLGTNAGS from the coding sequence ATGCGGATCGTCGTCTTCGGCCTCAGCGTGAGCTCGTCCTGGGGAAACGGGCATGCCACGCTCTGGCGTGCACTGCTGCACGCCCTCGCGCGCGCCGGCCACCGCGCCGACTTCTTCGAGCGCGACGTGCCCTACTATGCCGCGCATCGCGACCTGCGGGCGCTGCCGCGCGGGGAGCTCGTGCTTTACAATGATTGGGAATCCATACGTCCGGCGGCGCGCGCGGCGCTCGCCCGCGCGGATGTCGCGATCGTCACGTCGTACTGCGCGGACGCGACGGCCGCGTGCGCGCTCGTGCTCGAGACGCCGCACGTCGTGCGCGCGTTCTACGACCTCGACACGCCGGTCACGCTCGCGCGTCTCGACGACGGCGAGGCGGTCGCGTATCTGCCCGCGCACGGCCTCGGCGACTTCGACCTCGTGCTCAGCTACACGGGCGGGCGCGCGCTCGCGGCTCTGCGCGCGCGGCTCGGCGCGCGGCGCGTCGTGCCGCTCTATGGAAGCGTCGACCCGGACGCGCACCGCCCCGCGCCGCCGCGCGACGACTGGCGCTGCGACCTGTCGTACATCGGTACGTACGCCGCAGATCGGCAGACCGACGTCGATGCGCTTCTCCTCCAGCCGGCGCGCGCGTCCCCGCAGCGTCGCTTCGTGCTCGCCGGGTCGCAGTATCCACCCGACTTCCCGTGGACGCCGAACCTCTGGTACCTGCAGCACCTGCCGCCGGCCGACCATCCCGCGTTCTACGCGTCCAGCCGCCTCACGCTGAACGTCACGCGCCGCGCGATGGCCAGCATGGGCTGGTGCCCGTCGGGCCGCCTCTTCGAGGCCGCCGCGTGCGGCGTTCCCATCCTCACGGACGCGTGGGACGGCCTGGAGGCGTTCTACACGCCTGGGACGGAGATCCTCGTGGCGACCGGCGCGGACGACGCGCTGCGCGCCCTCGAGCGCGACGACGGGGAGCTGACGGCCATCGCGCGGCGCGCGCGCGAGCGCACGCTGGACGAGCACACCGCCGACCACCGCGCGGCGGAGCTGATCGCCGCGCTCGAAGCCGCCGCCTCGCCGAGCGTCCTCGGCACGAACGCCGGATCCTGA